Proteins encoded in a region of the Acidobacteriota bacterium genome:
- a CDS encoding sigma-70 family RNA polymerase sigma factor gives MDTNDANVHETIDHLFRQRAGQMVSLLSRTFGIDKLELIEDAVQEAMIAAMRKWPFGIPENPSAWLIQTARNKVIDDLRRNNKSVGLDAEDGFDLPAIEDRNAFADLADDELRMIFACCSPAIAADSRVALTLKIVGGFSVQEIARAFLSNDEAVAKMLTRAKKRLREDASFPELPSPRELPGRLDAVLRVLYLMFNEGFGATSGDDLFRSDMCFEAIRLAEMLLRSPETSTPKVHALAALFYLQAARLPARTNDAGDLVLLEDQDRSRWNMHLAEHGVKHLHRSASGDERTEYHLESEIAGIYTLAPSFAETDWPRILACYDELQRRRYSDVVELNRLIVLAKIEGAERALGELDTRFADGRLERFYLYQTTRGHFLAASGRSADAEAAFTKALALTDNTVIRRFLIERIARLSDRRDKPQGS, from the coding sequence ATGGACACAAACGACGCGAACGTACACGAGACGATAGACCATCTGTTTCGCCAAAGGGCCGGGCAGATGGTCTCTCTTTTGTCTCGGACATTTGGTATCGATAAGCTCGAGCTGATCGAGGACGCCGTTCAGGAAGCGATGATCGCCGCAATGCGGAAATGGCCGTTCGGCATTCCGGAGAACCCTTCGGCTTGGCTGATCCAGACGGCGCGGAACAAAGTCATCGATGATCTGCGGCGAAACAACAAAAGCGTCGGGCTCGATGCGGAAGATGGCTTCGACCTACCGGCCATAGAAGACCGGAATGCGTTCGCGGATCTTGCCGATGATGAATTGCGGATGATCTTCGCCTGCTGCAGCCCGGCGATCGCGGCGGATTCGCGGGTCGCCCTGACGCTAAAGATAGTCGGCGGCTTTAGCGTGCAGGAGATCGCCCGGGCGTTTCTCTCGAACGACGAGGCGGTCGCGAAGATGTTGACGCGGGCGAAAAAGCGGCTTCGCGAGGACGCGAGCTTTCCCGAATTGCCGTCGCCACGCGAATTGCCCGGAAGGCTCGATGCCGTGCTTCGCGTCCTGTATCTGATGTTCAATGAAGGCTTCGGAGCGACCTCGGGCGACGATCTTTTTCGCAGCGACATGTGTTTTGAGGCGATCCGGCTCGCGGAGATGCTCTTGCGTTCACCGGAGACGAGCACGCCGAAGGTCCATGCTCTTGCTGCGCTTTTTTACTTGCAGGCGGCGAGGCTACCCGCGAGAACCAACGACGCCGGCGATCTCGTGCTGCTTGAGGATCAGGACCGAAGCCGCTGGAACATGCACCTTGCCGAACATGGCGTGAAGCATCTTCACCGTTCGGCCAGCGGCGACGAGCGTACCGAATATCATCTCGAATCTGAGATCGCCGGTATCTACACGCTTGCCCCGAGCTTTGCGGAGACCGATTGGCCGCGAATTCTCGCCTGCTACGACGAGCTCCAGCGACGAAGATATTCCGACGTCGTCGAGCTCAACCGGCTGATCGTTTTGGCGAAGATCGAGGGCGCAGAACGTGCCCTCGGCGAACTCGACACTCGCTTTGCAGACGGACGGCTTGAGCGGTTCTATCTCTACCAAACAACCCGCGGACACTTCCTCGCCGCATCCGGCCGCTCGGCCGATGCCGAAGCTGCGTTCACCAAGGCCCTGGCACTCACGGATAACACCGTCATCCGCCGCTTCCTTATCGAGCGGATCGCCCGCCTTTCCGATCGACGCGACAAACCGCAAGGAAGTTAA
- a CDS encoding transcription initiation protein, with the protein MPHYMLLLHEQPSDFSGLSPEAIEAVINEYVAWSAKLASENRLVGGEKLRDEGGKHLRGFGEEFRVTDGPYTEAKEIVGGFYTIDAADYSEAAEVASGCPHLKYGGWIEMREIEQMS; encoded by the coding sequence ATGCCACACTACATGCTTTTACTTCACGAACAGCCGTCGGATTTTTCAGGGCTATCGCCCGAGGCCATTGAGGCCGTTATCAATGAATACGTCGCCTGGTCAGCAAAGCTCGCTTCCGAGAACAGGCTTGTCGGCGGCGAAAAACTCCGCGACGAAGGCGGGAAGCACCTTCGCGGTTTTGGCGAGGAGTTTCGCGTCACCGACGGCCCATACACCGAGGCCAAAGAGATCGTCGGCGGCTTTTATACAATCGACGCAGCCGACTACAGCGAAGCGGCCGAGGTCGCAAGCGGCTGCCCGCACCTGAAATATGGCGGCTGGATCGAGATGCGAGAGATCGAACAAATGTCCTGA
- a CDS encoding protein kinase, producing the protein MLSDQTIGRYKIIEKIGSGGMGEVFLAEDEKLGRKVALKTLPAEVATESERMRRFVLEAKTASGLNHPNIITIYEINDDAEVPYIAMEYVKGETLARTLRNKRLEMSTVVDIAIQVAGALAAAHEAGVVHRDVKPDNIIIRPDGLVKVLDFGLVKLTENDGSSDPDAETVAHRTNPGMILGTASFMSPEQSRGRIVDGRSDIFSFGTLLYQMLSGRLPFSGENYVDVIASIIYKEPEPLSAIAPQTPHDLQVLVRKCLRKDRDERYQSARELLADLKDIMPSLGVTASSSQRLAMISDPSVAKVTGDTLLRPDTGGHSHYDTSTITGFIANEVAIHPGRAFGSILLFAAVIGGLFLGLQNFVSPKQATQAFGNIQLEKVTTSGNVIGDQVAVSPDGKYIVYAISENGMESLWYRQVETKANIQITTPERLRHRGMAFSSDGNFVYYTAINENGSNGLYRVPVLGGISQVVANGVRSRVGFRRDASMIAYIDDDGYLVTANPDGSSAARLVRPENGDQWLYAEWFPSGDKLLAVAFERSSGLYYLNEITVGDAKISELDPRRWLMISGFTLSADGRNIFMSARDRESEISQIWRLSYRDRELQRVTNDANDYFSVSVSSDGKTLATVQFLRRANIWKLDPASGNAATQLTADVGLDEGMSGIAFAPNGDIFFSVRERARQSIWRINRDGRERKPVVIGPGKYLFPAVSPDGSQLAYMFNEGKEPQIALRTLDNKETALLTPNSEWATDPRITPDGRWIVYASFDKGERFSLWKVPVAGGEPVRLTERQFECERPSISPDSKQILAVCRQEEGGTRELALVDINGGDPKFLGYPQIAGTRNFSWSADGQSVIYIDRTTATHQLASQPIAGGNPTQISSFESDSIFSLAVDYRTGAIAFSRGHTIANVVRVTFSE; encoded by the coding sequence GTGCTTTCAGATCAAACAATTGGTCGATACAAAATCATCGAAAAGATCGGCTCGGGCGGCATGGGCGAGGTCTTCCTCGCCGAGGATGAAAAGCTCGGGCGAAAGGTCGCGCTCAAAACTCTCCCGGCTGAGGTCGCAACCGAATCTGAGCGAATGCGCCGCTTTGTCCTTGAAGCAAAGACCGCCTCCGGCCTCAATCACCCAAACATAATCACGATCTACGAGATCAATGACGACGCCGAAGTGCCGTACATTGCGATGGAGTACGTTAAGGGCGAAACGCTCGCCCGGACGCTTCGCAACAAGCGGCTTGAGATGTCGACCGTTGTCGATATCGCAATACAGGTCGCGGGTGCACTTGCGGCCGCACATGAAGCCGGCGTCGTCCACCGCGACGTGAAGCCGGACAACATCATCATCCGGCCGGACGGGCTCGTGAAGGTGCTCGACTTCGGGCTGGTCAAGCTGACGGAAAACGACGGCAGTTCCGACCCCGATGCCGAGACCGTTGCACACCGAACTAATCCCGGAATGATTCTCGGCACGGCCTCATTCATGTCGCCCGAGCAGTCCCGCGGCCGGATAGTTGACGGCCGCTCCGATATCTTCAGCTTCGGCACTTTGCTTTACCAGATGCTCTCAGGCCGTCTGCCCTTCTCGGGCGAGAATTACGTAGATGTAATAGCCTCGATAATTTACAAGGAGCCCGAACCGCTTTCCGCGATTGCTCCGCAGACGCCGCACGACCTTCAGGTATTGGTCCGCAAGTGCCTCAGAAAGGATCGCGACGAGCGTTACCAATCCGCCCGTGAACTGCTGGCAGATCTTAAGGACATAATGCCGTCGCTCGGCGTGACCGCTTCTTCGTCGCAGCGGCTGGCAATGATCAGCGACCCGAGCGTTGCGAAGGTTACGGGCGATACGCTTCTTCGCCCCGATACCGGCGGCCATTCACACTACGATACGAGCACCATCACCGGATTCATCGCCAATGAGGTCGCGATCCATCCGGGACGAGCGTTCGGTTCGATACTTCTTTTCGCGGCCGTGATCGGCGGGCTCTTCCTCGGCCTCCAGAACTTCGTCAGCCCCAAGCAGGCTACGCAAGCATTTGGGAATATACAGCTTGAGAAAGTGACAACAAGCGGGAATGTCATTGGTGACCAGGTCGCGGTATCACCGGACGGAAAATATATCGTTTACGCAATTTCCGAGAATGGGATGGAAAGCCTCTGGTATCGGCAGGTCGAAACAAAGGCGAACATTCAGATCACAACACCTGAACGCTTGCGGCATCGCGGCATGGCGTTTTCGAGCGACGGAAACTTCGTCTATTACACTGCGATCAACGAAAATGGCTCGAACGGCCTCTACCGCGTCCCGGTTCTCGGCGGCATATCGCAGGTAGTCGCAAATGGCGTGAGATCTCGCGTAGGATTCAGACGAGATGCGTCGATGATCGCCTACATCGACGACGATGGTTACCTTGTTACTGCTAACCCGGACGGTTCCTCAGCGGCTCGGCTTGTCCGGCCCGAGAACGGCGATCAGTGGCTATACGCCGAGTGGTTCCCAAGCGGAGATAAACTTCTTGCCGTTGCATTCGAGCGAAGTTCCGGGCTCTATTATCTCAACGAAATAACGGTAGGCGATGCGAAGATCAGCGAACTTGACCCCAGACGTTGGCTGATGATCTCAGGCTTCACCTTGAGTGCCGACGGACGCAACATCTTTATGAGCGCTCGTGATCGCGAATCCGAGATCTCACAGATCTGGCGGCTTTCGTATCGCGACCGTGAACTTCAGCGGGTAACGAACGACGCCAACGATTATTTCTCCGTCAGCGTCTCCTCCGACGGCAAAACGCTTGCGACGGTTCAGTTCCTTCGTAGGGCGAACATTTGGAAACTCGACCCTGCGAGTGGAAATGCGGCCACACAGTTGACCGCGGACGTAGGGCTTGACGAGGGAATGTCAGGGATCGCTTTCGCACCGAATGGCGACATTTTCTTTTCTGTCAGAGAGCGTGCACGTCAATCCATTTGGCGGATAAACCGGGACGGACGCGAGCGTAAGCCGGTCGTCATCGGTCCCGGTAAATACCTTTTTCCGGCCGTCTCACCGGATGGCAGCCAACTCGCATATATGTTCAACGAAGGCAAGGAACCTCAGATCGCCTTGCGAACCCTCGACAACAAAGAGACAGCCCTGTTGACACCAAACTCAGAGTGGGCAACAGATCCGCGGATCACTCCCGACGGGCGGTGGATCGTGTATGCCTCGTTCGATAAGGGTGAACGGTTTTCACTCTGGAAAGTGCCCGTCGCGGGCGGCGAACCCGTTCGCCTGACGGAGCGACAGTTCGAATGCGAGCGGCCGAGCATTTCACCTGATTCTAAGCAGATTCTAGCCGTCTGCCGGCAGGAAGAGGGTGGAACGCGAGAGCTTGCGCTCGTCGATATCAATGGTGGCGACCCGAAGTTTCTCGGTTATCCGCAGATCGCCGGAACACGGAATTTCTCTTGGTCGGCAGATGGGCAGTCGGTCATCTATATTGACCGGACCACTGCCACTCACCAACTAGCCTCGCAACCGATAGCAGGCGGGAATCCGACACAGATCTCGAGTTTCGAAAGCGATTCCATTTTCAGCCTCGCTGTTGACTATCGAACCGGGGCCATCGCATTTTCAAGAGGGCACACGATCGCGAATGTTGTCCGCGTCACCTTTTCGGAATAG
- a CDS encoding M28 family metallopeptidase, which produces MKNILKLTVALSVFFTFGAMAQPAVPKPDAEITKMMNEISAARLEADVRKLASFGTRNTLSAQDNPTRGIGAARDWLFAEFQKISQACGGCLTVEKQSFEQPVAPRIPKPTILTNVVATLKGTSDPDRIYIVSGHYDSMCTSPTDGECDAPGANDDASGTAAVVELARVMSKRKFDGTIIFMAVAGEEQGLLGAAYFAEQAKQKGMNIEAMITNDIVGGVTTLKNSPHRNRLRIFAEGVPSDETAQQAATRRSVGGENDSQARQLARYVKEQSDRYMTDFKAWIIYRRDRFGRGGDHIPFLERGFAAVRFTEPDEDYTHQHQNVRTENGKFYGDTPEFVDYKYLANATRINLIALASIANAPAKPKNVGVVTGRLTNDTDLRWDANTDKDIAGYEIAYRDTSAAEWTKFIPAGNVTSYSVKNMSKDNYFFGVRAVDKAGNRSPVVYPRPVR; this is translated from the coding sequence ATGAAGAACATACTGAAACTAACGGTCGCGTTAAGTGTTTTTTTTACCTTTGGTGCAATGGCCCAGCCGGCAGTTCCAAAGCCCGATGCCGAGATCACGAAGATGATGAATGAGATCTCGGCTGCGAGGCTCGAGGCGGATGTTCGGAAGCTTGCTTCATTCGGAACGCGCAATACGCTTTCGGCACAGGACAACCCGACAAGGGGCATCGGTGCCGCCCGCGACTGGCTCTTTGCTGAGTTTCAGAAGATCAGCCAGGCATGCGGCGGATGCCTGACGGTCGAAAAGCAATCTTTCGAACAGCCGGTCGCTCCGCGCATCCCGAAGCCGACGATCCTGACCAACGTCGTTGCCACGCTCAAGGGCACATCCGACCCCGATCGGATCTACATTGTTTCCGGGCACTACGATTCGATGTGCACTTCGCCAACCGATGGCGAATGCGACGCTCCTGGAGCAAACGACGATGCCTCGGGGACGGCCGCGGTCGTCGAGCTTGCCCGCGTGATGTCAAAGCGGAAGTTTGATGGGACCATCATCTTTATGGCTGTCGCCGGTGAAGAGCAGGGCTTGCTCGGAGCGGCCTATTTTGCCGAGCAGGCGAAGCAGAAGGGCATGAACATCGAGGCGATGATCACCAACGACATCGTCGGCGGGGTGACCACGCTCAAGAATTCGCCGCACCGTAACCGGCTTCGAATATTTGCCGAGGGTGTGCCCTCAGATGAGACGGCACAACAGGCAGCGACCCGTCGCAGCGTTGGCGGCGAGAACGATTCGCAAGCCCGCCAACTCGCGCGTTATGTAAAGGAGCAGTCCGACCGCTACATGACAGACTTTAAGGCGTGGATCATTTATCGCCGAGACCGCTTTGGCCGCGGCGGCGACCATATTCCCTTTCTCGAACGCGGTTTTGCGGCGGTCCGCTTCACCGAGCCCGATGAGGACTATACGCATCAGCACCAGAACGTAAGGACCGAGAACGGCAAGTTCTATGGCGATACGCCCGAGTTCGTCGATTACAAATACCTCGCAAACGCGACTCGGATCAACCTGATCGCTCTCGCTTCGATCGCCAATGCACCGGCAAAGCCGAAGAATGTTGGCGTCGTCACTGGCCGGCTGACCAACGACACCGACCTTCGCTGGGATGCGAATACCGATAAGGACATTGCGGGCTACGAAATAGCCTATCGCGACACATCTGCCGCGGAATGGACGAAGTTCATTCCGGCTGGAAATGTAACCTCTTACTCGGTCAAGAATATGTCGAAGGATAACTACTTTTTTGGCGTTCGTGCGGTCGATAAGGCAGGCAATCGAAGCCCTGTTGTCTATCCGCGGCCGGTAAGGTAA
- a CDS encoding tetratricopeptide repeat protein translates to MKVLVLILVAASFLYGQHQHGVSKEREEKKTVWLDDGLGDVDHPVSTRNPEAQKYFNQGLAYLYAFNHDEGVASFKHAAELDPDLAMAYWGIALGLGANYNDPANSERFASAYSYLQKAIALAPKATPVEQAYIAALSKRYSKDPNADPAKLAADYKAAMAELVKNYPDDLDAATLYAESMMNLRPWQLWSLDGKPAPGTMEIIAVLEGVMRRNPNHTGANHYYIHAVEASPTPELGIAAANRLRTLAPNAGHLVHMPSHIYLRTGDYDESIKSNKAAIIADRNYIERSGASGAYPLMYYNHNIHMLAASFAGSGNYAEAIKTANELAANAGPNVKDVPAVEMFMPYPIVVNVRFHKWNEAVAFPRPAAEMLTTLAHWHFARGMAYAETGRTADAEKELAAMREVGGKIPKEAMLFTNSVSAVLKAADELLSGQIAESRGDRKRSIEFLRAALAAEKVINYAEPPDWDLPVREWLGRAYLRDGQFSEAEKIFREEIARSPRCGRALFGLAEALRKQGKMDSARLVEREFGRAWAGADTKLEVENLYRK, encoded by the coding sequence ATGAAAGTATTGGTCTTGATACTGGTCGCAGCTTCGTTCCTTTATGGCCAGCATCAGCACGGTGTTTCGAAGGAAAGAGAGGAAAAGAAGACCGTCTGGCTTGATGACGGTCTCGGCGATGTTGACCATCCCGTTTCGACCCGGAATCCCGAGGCACAAAAGTACTTTAACCAAGGCCTCGCATACCTCTATGCGTTCAATCACGACGAAGGCGTGGCTTCGTTCAAGCACGCCGCCGAGCTTGACCCGGACCTCGCGATGGCATATTGGGGCATTGCCCTCGGGCTCGGAGCGAATTATAACGACCCGGCAAATTCGGAGCGCTTCGCCTCGGCATATAGCTATCTTCAAAAGGCGATCGCCCTGGCTCCAAAAGCAACGCCCGTGGAGCAGGCTTACATCGCCGCATTGTCAAAGCGCTATTCGAAAGACCCGAATGCCGATCCGGCAAAGCTGGCCGCCGATTACAAGGCGGCGATGGCCGAGCTTGTTAAGAACTACCCGGACGACCTCGATGCCGCCACGCTCTATGCCGAAAGCATGATGAACCTGCGGCCGTGGCAGCTTTGGTCGCTCGATGGCAAGCCGGCCCCGGGAACGATGGAGATAATCGCCGTGCTCGAGGGCGTGATGCGCCGCAACCCGAACCACACCGGAGCGAACCATTATTACATCCACGCGGTCGAGGCGAGCCCGACGCCGGAGCTCGGCATTGCCGCGGCAAACCGCCTCAGAACGCTGGCACCGAACGCCGGCCATCTGGTCCATATGCCGTCGCATATTTACCTCAGGACAGGTGACTATGACGAATCCATCAAGAGCAACAAGGCGGCGATAATCGCGGACAGAAACTACATCGAGCGAAGCGGGGCCAGCGGTGCCTATCCGCTGATGTACTACAACCACAATATTCACATGCTCGCCGCTTCGTTTGCCGGGAGCGGCAATTACGCCGAGGCGATCAAAACCGCCAATGAGCTTGCAGCGAACGCCGGGCCGAACGTAAAGGACGTTCCGGCGGTCGAGATGTTCATGCCTTATCCGATCGTCGTCAATGTCCGCTTTCACAAGTGGAACGAAGCGGTTGCCTTTCCGCGGCCGGCGGCGGAGATGCTGACGACTCTCGCCCATTGGCACTTCGCCCGCGGCATGGCGTATGCGGAAACCGGGCGTACTGCTGATGCCGAAAAGGAACTTGCCGCGATGCGGGAAGTGGGCGGCAAGATACCGAAAGAGGCGATGCTTTTTACGAATTCAGTAAGCGCGGTTCTCAAGGCCGCGGATGAGCTCTTAAGCGGGCAGATCGCCGAGTCGCGGGGCGACCGGAAGCGCTCGATCGAATTTCTCCGTGCGGCTCTCGCCGCCGAGAAGGTGATCAACTATGCCGAACCGCCGGACTGGGACCTGCCCGTCCGGGAATGGCTCGGCCGTGCGTATTTGAGGGACGGTCAATTTTCCGAGGCTGAGAAGATCTTTCGCGAGGAGATCGCCCGAAGCCCTCGCTGCGGCCGGGCACTTTTTGGCCTTGCAGAAGCTCTTCGAAAACAGGGCAAAATGGATTCGGCGAGGCTCGTTGAACGCGAGTTCGGGCGTGCATGGGCCGGTGCAGATACAAAGCTGGAAGTCGAAAATCTATATCGGAAGTAA
- a CDS encoding sigma-70 family RNA polymerase sigma factor, protein MVSPLEKHSDAISEAVGRVVSRAENARGLAADNLRPRIAASLTKFFAKSGAQPDRQEIREFIDEIRADDLCLIIACERGDEEAWEYLVANFDPTVRSAARKMTSNAEDAEDLAGSIWAELHGLRRDAEGKKKAKLAYYSGRGSLAGWLRAVVSQLAVDEFRKQSKLVQIEEDREFENLANEASMSDNGLVAHAANPEEQLTESRTSADVVAALGEAIAALEDEDRLLLKLYYFDDLKLKDIAATFGYHEATASRRLSRIQQDIRKAVEKTLRQRHGWTETEVKRHLAEAAEKTGFSFERVLAGVVMLMAVQEMLR, encoded by the coding sequence ATGGTTTCCCCGCTCGAAAAACACTCTGACGCGATAAGCGAGGCCGTCGGCCGCGTTGTTTCGCGTGCCGAAAATGCCCGCGGGCTGGCGGCGGATAACCTGCGGCCGCGGATCGCGGCTTCGCTCACGAAGTTTTTCGCAAAGAGCGGTGCTCAGCCTGACCGGCAGGAGATTCGCGAGTTCATCGACGAGATCCGGGCAGATGACCTTTGTTTGATAATCGCCTGCGAACGCGGCGACGAGGAGGCCTGGGAATATCTGGTCGCAAACTTTGACCCGACGGTCCGCTCGGCCGCACGCAAGATGACATCGAACGCCGAGGATGCCGAGGACCTCGCGGGCTCCATCTGGGCCGAGCTCCATGGGCTTCGCCGCGATGCCGAGGGCAAGAAGAAAGCCAAGCTAGCCTATTACTCAGGCCGCGGGTCGCTTGCCGGATGGCTTCGGGCGGTCGTATCGCAGCTTGCGGTCGATGAATTTCGCAAGCAGTCAAAGCTGGTGCAGATCGAAGAGGACCGGGAGTTTGAGAACCTGGCGAACGAGGCTTCGATGTCGGACAACGGGCTTGTTGCCCACGCGGCAAACCCGGAAGAGCAGCTTACCGAGAGCCGCACCTCGGCGGACGTCGTGGCCGCACTCGGCGAGGCCATCGCGGCGCTTGAGGACGAGGACCGGTTGCTGCTAAAGCTTTATTATTTCGATGACCTAAAGCTGAAAGATATCGCCGCGACATTCGGTTACCACGAGGCGACCGCCAGCCGAAGGCTTTCGCGGATACAGCAGGATATCCGCAAAGCGGTCGAGAAAACGCTCCGCCAGCGGCATGGCTGGACGGAAACGGAGGTGAAGCGGCACCTCGCGGAAGCTGCTGAAAAGACAGGGTTTAGCTTTGAGCGAGTGCTTGCGGGCGTGGTCATGCTCATGGCGGTGCAAGAAATGCTCCGCTGA
- the selB gene encoding selenocysteine-specific translation elongation factor — MARAKRKMDIIVGTAGHIDHGKTALVRALTGTDADRLPEEKQRGITIDIGFAELELEGTHFGFVDVPGHERFVKNMLAGASGIDLVLLVIAADEGVMPQTREHFEICRLLGLGRGIVVLTKSDLADEETLELARLDAEELVAGSFLESAPVVAVSSIRGSGLHELRTALAEAARAAAESEQIDRHAAFLPIDRSFTVKGFGTVVTGTLASGELREGGEVELLPEGRRLRIRGLQTHGRTVGSAHAGQRTAVNLAGIDHTEVSRGMVLAAPGVLRPTQIIDSRVEMLAGSPRPLKSRQRVRVHIGTAEVLARVAVMNEAGELPPGERGDVQLRLETPVACRFGDRFILRSYSPQQTIGGGEVLDPQATRARKRDFEQRAERAENLVAAKEKPAELVSLFVGSAGERGRTAEDVNARLGLAAAAFGEALGSAKGIRSLGGVLFETSVAERLSAKLLKAVTEFHAREPLAAGMPRETLRETAFRRLPAEVFAAVLEELVTTKKLASERDLIRLATHRTELSPEERSVKEKLSAIYKTAGLEPPKLDEALAAARGGLAPPAARKIFEMLIRSGEVAKVTDEYYFSATSLETLTFAVRKFAEAAPDRLIDVAKFKEIAGISRKYAIPLLEHLDRTRVTRRAGDKRLVL; from the coding sequence TTGGCACGAGCGAAAAGAAAGATGGACATCATCGTCGGGACAGCGGGCCACATCGACCACGGCAAAACGGCGCTCGTCCGGGCGCTGACCGGCACGGACGCCGACCGCCTGCCCGAAGAAAAACAACGCGGCATCACCATCGACATCGGCTTTGCCGAGCTTGAGCTTGAAGGCACGCACTTTGGCTTTGTCGATGTGCCCGGGCACGAGCGTTTCGTAAAAAATATGCTCGCCGGTGCGAGCGGCATCGACCTCGTCCTGCTCGTCATCGCGGCGGATGAGGGCGTGATGCCGCAGACCCGCGAGCACTTTGAGATCTGCCGCCTTCTTGGGCTCGGCCGCGGCATCGTTGTGCTGACCAAAAGCGACCTCGCTGACGAGGAAACGCTCGAGCTTGCCCGGCTTGATGCCGAGGAATTGGTTGCAGGTTCGTTTCTCGAAAGTGCGCCGGTCGTTGCCGTTAGTTCCATACGCGGCTCGGGGCTCCATGAGCTGCGAACGGCGCTTGCCGAAGCGGCTCGAGCGGCAGCGGAGTCGGAGCAGATCGATCGCCATGCCGCATTTCTCCCGATAGATCGTAGCTTTACCGTAAAGGGATTTGGCACGGTCGTCACCGGCACGCTCGCTTCGGGCGAACTTCGCGAGGGCGGCGAGGTGGAGCTTTTACCCGAGGGCCGCCGGCTGCGCATCCGCGGGCTGCAAACGCACGGCCGAACGGTCGGCTCGGCACACGCCGGACAGCGGACGGCCGTTAACCTGGCCGGTATCGACCATACCGAAGTGTCTCGCGGGATGGTGCTCGCGGCTCCGGGCGTTCTTCGGCCGACGCAGATCATCGATTCGCGGGTTGAGATGCTGGCCGGCTCGCCGCGGCCGCTTAAGAGCCGGCAGCGCGTTCGCGTCCACATCGGCACCGCCGAGGTGCTTGCCCGCGTTGCCGTTATGAACGAGGCGGGCGAGCTTCCGCCGGGAGAGCGGGGCGACGTCCAGCTGCGGCTCGAGACTCCGGTCGCATGCCGGTTCGGCGATCGCTTCATCCTCCGCAGCTATTCGCCGCAGCAGACGATCGGCGGCGGCGAGGTGCTCGACCCGCAAGCCACGCGAGCGAGAAAACGCGACTTTGAGCAGAGGGCCGAGCGAGCCGAAAACCTCGTCGCCGCGAAAGAGAAACCGGCCGAACTTGTGAGCCTTTTTGTCGGCTCGGCGGGCGAACGAGGGCGAACCGCTGAGGACGTGAACGCACGGCTTGGGCTTGCGGCTGCGGCATTTGGTGAGGCGCTCGGCTCGGCGAAAGGCATCAGATCGCTCGGCGGTGTTTTGTTTGAAACAAGCGTCGCCGAGCGGCTTTCTGCGAAGCTCCTGAAGGCCGTCACCGAGTTTCACGCCCGCGAACCGCTCGCCGCCGGAATGCCGCGAGAGACGCTCCGCGAGACCGCATTTCGCCGGCTCCCTGCCGAGGTCTTTGCGGCGGTGCTTGAGGAACTTGTCACCACCAAAAAGCTCGCCTCCGAGCGTGACCTCATCCGGCTTGCGACCCACCGGACAGAGCTTTCGCCCGAGGAACGCTCGGTAAAAGAAAAGCTCTCGGCGATCTATAAAACCGCCGGGCTTGAACCGCCGAAGCTCGATGAAGCTCTCGCCGCGGCAAGAGGCGGGCTCGCACCGCCGGCCGCACGGAAGATATTCGAGATGCTCATCCGCTCCGGCGAGGTGGCGAAGGTGACGGACGAATATTATTTCTCTGCTACTTCGCTCGAAACTCTTACTTTCGCGGTTCGCAAGTTTGCCGAGGCGGCGCCGGACAGGCTGATCGACGTCGCAAAGTTCAAGGAGATCGCCGGCATCTCGCGAAAATATGCCATCCCGCTGCTCGAACACCTCGACCGCACCCGCGTGACCCGGCGGGCCGGCGACAAGCGGTTGGTGCTGTAA
- a CDS encoding DUF2442 domain-containing protein, with amino-acid sequence MSLSAVNVRPLAVDVMCSDDALRVALADGRAVSVPLTWFPRLENATEHERKAWQLIGGGLGIRWEAIDEDVSVENLLRLR; translated from the coding sequence ATGAGCCTGTCAGCGGTAAATGTTAGGCCACTTGCGGTGGACGTGATGTGCAGCGATGATGCGCTCAGGGTCGCGCTTGCCGATGGGCGTGCCGTTTCGGTACCGCTGACGTGGTTTCCGCGGCTTGAGAATGCGACCGAGCATGAGCGAAAGGCCTGGCAACTGATCGGCGGCGGGCTCGGCATTCGTTGGGAGGCGATCGACGAGGACGTCTCGGTCGAGAATTTGCTCCGGCTGCGATAA